The Streptomyces armeniacus genomic interval TCCTCGATGGAACGCCGCTCCCCGGCGCGCCCGTACGGTGCGAGATACGCCTTCCGCACCGCCCGCGGCATACGGCTGCGCAGCCCCAGATACGTCACCGCGCGCGCGAAGATGTTGTACCGGTTGCTGAGCCGGGCCAGCAGCGCCGAATCGTGCACCGCCCGCAGCCCCCAGTGCAGCCGGTGCCCCTCCGGCCACGGGAACGCCACCGTATTGAGGATGACCAGTCGCGCCACCCGCTCCGGATGGCTGCACGCCCAGCGCAGCCCGAGCGGTCCGCCCCAGTCGTGCACCACCACCGTCCAGCCGTCCTCGGGCGCGCCGTCCTCCCGTACGAGATGCCGTACGAGTCCCTCCACGCGCTCCACACGGGCGTCGAACCCGTCGGCCGTGAACGGCTCCGCCGGACGGCTCGACAGGCCCATGCCGCCGAGGTCCGGCGCTACGCAGCGGTGGTCGGCGCGGAGGCCGGAGATCAGGCGGCGCCAGTAGTAGCTCCAGGTGGGGTTGCCGTGCAGCATCAGCACGGGCGCGCCGCCGGGCGGGCCCTCGGCGACGTAGTGCTGCCGCCCGGCGGAGCTGTCGAACCAGCGGCTCTGGAAGGGGTAGTCGGGGAGGACGCGGGGGCGCGGGCGTGCCGAACGGGGCGTCAGCTGGTCTGTCATCGCCAGAACAATGGCAGCGCACGGCTGTCTTCGGCCGTCCGGAGCAGGGCACGGCCCGGCATTTCACGCGATGGGATGACGGTCGGCGCTGTGGTGTGACGAGGGGCCTCGCGGCCGCGGAATCCGGTTGGCGGCGGGGCCCGTGCGGTGCACGATGGGGCGGGCGCGGTCGGCGCCCTCGTACGGTGCGGCCGTACGGCGCGGTGTTGTACGGAGCGGCCGTGCGGAACGGTCGTGCGGAACGGCCGTACGGAGCGGCCGTACGGAGCGGCCGTACGGAGCGGCGCTCACACAGGAGGTCCGCGTATGAGGACGAACCGGCTCGGGCAGAGCGCGGTGGCCGTCACCGAACTCGGCTTCGGCGGCGGACCGCTCGGCGGACTCTTCGAGTCGCTGGACGACGACACCGCGGCCGCCGCGCTGGCCGCGGCCTGGGACAGCGGCATCCGCTACTACGACACCTCGCCGCACTACGGCATCGGCGTTTCGGAACGCCGCACCGGCGCACTCCTGCGCGACCGGCCGCGCGAGTCGTGCACCCTCTCGACGAAGGTCGGCAGGCTGCTCGTACCGCAGGACCCGGATGGCCGCACGGACGAGTCGTTCCAGGTGCCCGCGACGCACCGCAGGGTGTGGGATTTCTCCCGCGACGGCATCCTGCGCAGCGTCGAGGACTCATTGGAGCGGATGGGCGTCGACCGTATCGACGTGCTGTTCCTGCACGACGCGGAGGAGCGCTTCGAGACCGCCCTCCGCGACGGCTACCCGGCGCTCGCCGAACTCCGCGCGCAGGGTGTCGTCGGCGCGGTCGGCGCCGGTATGTACGACAGCGCGCTGCTCACCCGGCTCGTACGCGAGACGGACGCGGACGTGGTGATGCTGTCCGGCCGTTACACGCTGCTGGACCACAGCGCGGGTGGCGATCTGCTGCCTGCGTGCGCGGAGCGCGGCGTCTCCGTCCTGGCCGCCTCCGTCTTCAACTCCGGCCTGCTGGCCACTCCGCGGCCTGCGGACGACGCCCCGTTCGACTACGCGCCCGCCGCGCCGGAACTCGTACGGCGCGCCCGCCGCATCGCGGACGTCTGCGCCGCGCACGGCGTGACGCTCCCGCAGGCGGCACTCGCGTTCCCGCGGCGGCACCCTGCGGTGGCGGGCGTCGTGGTCGGCATGCGGTCGGCGGACGAAGTCCACCGGAACGTACGGGACTTCGGGGCGGAGATCCCGCCGGGCCTGTGGTCGGACCTCCAGGGGCAGAACCTGCTGGCCGAGTAGCACCTCTGGCCCGCCGCCCGCCACTGTCAGCCCGTCCGGCGTTTGAGGACGGACCTGGATGGCCACCGGGCTGTGGGTGGTCCCGAAGCGGTGTGACCACCGGCGGGCCCGTTGTGGCCGGGGTCCGTCCTCAATCGCCGGACGGGCTTGGTGGGTGGCTGAGCACCTGGTCCACGGTTGTGGCCGGGGTCCGTCCTCAATCGCCGGACGGGCTTGTGGGTTGCGGCCGGGCCGGCGGTCAGGCGGCCACCGTGACGGCCGCGACGGCCGGCGTCTTCAGCGAACGCCGCGCCGTCCCGATGCTCGTGATCAGCGTCGCCGCCGCCGCGAGCGCCGCGACCGCCAGCCAGGTGCCGGGGCCCTGGTCCGGCCAGACCGTGTCCGTACGGACGATGTTGAACGGCAGGATCCCGGCGAGCCCCGCCACCGTGCCGAAGAACACCCCGGTGAACGTCAGTACGACCGACTCGGTGCCGACCATCGCGAGCACCTGCCTCGGCGTGGCCCCGGCCAGCCGCTGGCCGCCGAACTCCCGGCCGCGGTACGACGTCGCCGCGTACAGCGTGTTGATCAGCATGATGCAGGCGAAGGCGACGATGATCCCGACGATCACGAGGTTCAGCGACTCGAGGTTCTTGTCGTCGACCGACTTCTCGACGCCGGACGCCGCGATCGCGTCGCTCTCGATGAACTGCATGTACACGGTCGCGACGGCGACCCCCGTGAAGAGGATCATCGGCATCAGCACGCCGGACAGCTGCGTGGCGCGCTGCCGCATGTTGTGCACGGTGAGGTAGCCGCCGGCGCCCGCGACGGCCTCGATCGGGCGGGCGAACCAGCGCAGCAGCGTCCGCAGCAGCGCCGGGGACAGGGCCGCGAAGCCGATCGACAGGAAGATCGCGCCGTACGCGGCGGGTGCCATCAGGGCGGGCTCGTCCGCGTCGATCGCGAAGGTGCTCGCGCAGCTGCCGAGGGCGGTGACGCACGCGAGGCCGCCGCCGATGTTGCGGAGCCGGTTGCGCGGCGCGCGTCCGCCCGCGGCGGCCTTCGTGGCACGGCGTACGGCGAGCCAGGCGGCGCCCACGGAGGCCAGCAGCGTGATGAGGAGGCCCGCGGACAGGGCGATCGGCCCGAAGGCGTAGTCGACGTTCTTCGCGACCTGCCCGGAGTCCTGGAACGAGTTGAGCAGCGTGTTCCCGGCGATCATCGCGGGCACCACGGCCAGCAGCATCCCGGCCAGGCCGACCAGCGCGGCCTCGCCCATGATCATGCGCTTGATCTGGGCGGGGGTGGCGCCGGAGCAGCGCAGCAGGCTGATCTCCTCGTCGCGCTGCCGGACGTTCACGGTCAGCGTGGAGGCGACGGCGAAGAACACCAGCAGGGTGCCGTAGCTGCCGACGACGCCGCCGGTCAGGCTGAGGATCTCCTTGCTCTTGTCGTCGATGCCGGCCGCCGCGGCGGTGTCGTGCATCGAGTTGAACATCATCACGATCCCGGCGCCCAGGAAGGCCGAGAGCAAGGTGGCGGCGAAGCGTCCGGGACGCTGCCGTACGGAGCGGAAGGCCAGATCGAACATCGGTCACACCCCCATCTGCATGGTGTTGTCGCCGGTGACACCCACGGCGTCGCCCAGGTGCGCGAGGCGCTCGGCGACCGCGTCGACGGTGGGCGTCTGCATCTGGCCGGCGAGCCGGCCGTCCGCGAGGAAGAGCACGGAGTCCGCGTACGAGGCGGCGACCGGGTCGTGCGTCACCATGACCACAGTGCGGCCGTGCAGCCGTACGGTCTCCTGCAGCAGCTGCAGTACGTCCCGCGCGCTGCGCATGTCCAGCGCGCCGGTCGGCTCGTCCGCGAAGATCACGCTGGGCTCGGTGACGAGCGCGCGGGCGATGGCGACGCGCTGCCGCTGGCCGCCGGAAAGGGCGTCCGGGCGGTGGTGCAGCCGGTCGCCGAGGCCGACCTGGCCGAGGATCTCCTCCGTACGCGCACGGTTGACGCGGTCGCCGGAGAGTTTCATCGGCAGGGTGGTGTTCTGTGCAACGTTGAGCGTCGGCAGCAGGTTGTACTGCTGGAAGACGAAGCCGATCCGGCGGCGGCGGAACTTCGTCAGCTGAGCCTCCGTACCGCCCGTCATCTCCTCGCCGTCCACCATGACCACTCCGTGGTCCGGCCGGTCCAGCCCGGCCGCGCACTGCAGCAGCGTGGACTTGCCGGAACCGGACGGCCCCATGACGGCGGTGAAACTGCCGGCCGGAAGGCTGAGGCTCACACCGTCCAGTGCCTTCACGGCGTTCTCCGCGGTGCCGTAGACCTTGGTGACGTCGACGAGACGCAGCGCCTCGGCGCTCCTGGTGGTTCCGGCCCCGTTCTTGCGACCAAACATCGTTGTCCCCATTCCCCTCGGGCGCTCTCTGCGCCACGTCTACGAAGCTACGGAGGGCGACGTCCGGGCACATGGGGTCCACAACCCAAGTGGGAGGTGGTGTTACGTGTACCCCCTTGCACGGTCCAGACGGCCTCCGGGGGTGGGGGAGCCAGGGGGCCTGCGTCCGGTACGGGTGGCTTCACCGGCGCGTCCCGTCCGGCGCGCTACGCGGTGGGGCGCTTGCGTGCCAGCAGGAACGCCTGCGGGGTGCGCTCCGTGAAGTCGCCCTCGTCGTCGGCCTCGCGCAGCAGCCGGGCGCGTACGGGCAGGCCCGCGTCGTCCAGCAGCGCGGCGATCTGCTCCGGGCGGCGCCGGTGGAAGTCCAGCGCGATCGGGCGGCCGTACGCCTCCGTCAGCCGCAGCGGTTCGTCGCCGACCTGGAACGCGAGCAGCACATGGCCGCCGGGGGCAAGCACCCGGTGGAACTCGGCGAAGACGGCGGGCAGTTGCTCCTCCTCGATGTGGATGACCGAGTACCAGGCGACGACGCCGCCGAGGGAGCCGTCCGGCGCGTCCAGGGACAGCATCGAGCCCACGTCGAACCGCAGGCCGGGCTCCGACTGCCGGGCCACGGCGATCATTTCGGGGGAGAGATCCACGCCGGAGGCGGGGAGGCCGAGCCCGGCCAGATGCGCGGTCACGCGGCCGGTGCCGCAGCCGACCTCGAGTACGGGCAGCGGGCCGTCCCCGTTGGCGCTGCTGCCGCCGCCACCGCCGCCACCGCCCGTACGTACGAGGTCCGCGAATCCGGCGAGCATCCCGCGGTCCAGGGGCTTGGCGGCGAGTTCGCCGGCGGCGTGGCGGGCGTAGTCGGCGGCGATGGTGTCGTACGAGGTACGGGTGGCGTGCACGTAATCCGGTTCGGTCACGGCGGGAGGTTACTCCGGGCGTGCGCCTTCCGTCGCGGAGGGCCGGTCGCGGCGAAAACCGTGTGCACGGCGGCCGTTCGGGGTGCGACGATGCGTCGCCGAGCGGGAGGGGAGCGAGCGGGTGGCTGGTGCGGAGGCGTCTGCGGGGTGCCTGATCCTGTCGGGGATGCCCGGGGCGGGCAAGTCGACGGTGGCGCCGCTGGTGGCCGCCCGGCACGCGCGTGCGGCGCACATCAGCGGGGACGTCCTCTCGTACATGGTCGTCCAGGGCCGGGTCGGCTTCAACGGGCAGCCCGCTGAGGAGTCCGCGCGCCAACTGCGGCTGTGCGCCCGCAACATGTGCACCCTTGCCAACAATTTCGCCGACAACGGCATCTTCCCGGTCATCGAGTACGCCATCGACAACCCCGGGATGCTGGACTACATGCTCGCCGAACTGCGTCCCAGGCCCGTCGTGTTCGTCGTTCTGGCCCCTCCCCTGGAGGTGTGCCGGCAGCGCAACGCCGCGCGGGCCGTCGAGCACCAGGTCCACTTCGACTTCTCCCCCTACTACCGGGCGATGCGCGAGCAACTGGGCGAAGTCGGCTGGTGGCTGGACACCGCGGCGCTCTCGCCGGAGGAGACCGCCGACCTGATCGCCGCACGCGCGCACGACACGGCCGCGCTCCGTACGGATCTCCCTGCGAGCTGCGCCGCGCCATCAGGTGGGGCGTTGGGGCCAGCCGCTGGGGGCGGACGCGGCGGTCCGTAGCCGCCACGCGGGGCTCAGGCCGGTTCCACTGCCGGCTCCGCTCCGGGGCCGAAGGCCAGCAGGAAGGTGCGGACGGCGGCCTGGGCGGCGGCCCGCAGTTCGGTTTCGGGGACCGCGCGCGTGCCGAGCAGCGACCGCTGCTCCATCGGCCCGGTGAGCAGCGCGAGGAACTGCTCGGCGGCCGCCGCCCGCCGGCTGCACCGGGAGACCACCCGGCTCCTCGGCAGACGGCGGTCTGGGTCGCCCGCGACGGCGAAGACGTGCTGTTCGCCGTGGCGGCGGACCGTACGGTGGCGGATCAGGCGCCGCGCAGGGCGGCGATGAACCACTCGAAGGCCGGCACGGCGGGCGGGAAGGGCGGACGGCCGTTGAGGACGCCCAGCAGCTGCCAGTAGCGCTCGACGCGCCGGTCCGTGAACGTCTCCACCTGGTCCGCGAGCCGCGCCCGTTCGTCCCGCGGCATGTCCGCGTCCACGATGCGGTGGAGCACCGTACGGGCCCCGGCGCCGTCCGGAGCGGTGCCCGCGGCCACCGCCGCACCGGCGTGCTCGGTGACGCGCGCGGGGTCGTAAGGCAGCGGCGCCGGACCGGCCGGGCTGTCCGTACCCGCCGGACCGTCCCGGCCATCCGTACCCGCCGTACCGGCCGGTGCGTCGGCGCTCGCGGGTTCGGGCGTACCTTCCGCGCCCGCCACCGCCATCTGCCGTACGCGCTGCCGGAAGTCCGGGTCGCCGACCAGTTCCGCCAGCTCCACCCACGCGTCGACCTGCTCCGTGGTGGGGTCCTCGGGCAGTTCGGCGGGCACCGTGCGCATGGCGTGGGCGAGTTGCGCGCCCTGGGCCTCCGGGTCGATCCCGGCGAACGTGCGGTCGACGAAGTCGTCGATGATGCGCGTGCGTTCCTCCGCCGACAGCTGGGCGAGCTTGTGCATGAGTGCCATCTCCTCGGTCGTGTCGTGCCGTTCGGCGACCGACCGCAGCACCGCACGGCGCAGCTTGAGCGTGCGGATCTCGGCGTCCAGAGCGCGGGCGTGCTGGCGCGCGACGTCGGCGATCCCCGCCTGCCCGTCGAGCACCCACCGGACCGTCTCCAGCCCGAGCCCCAGCTCGCGCAGCGTCCGTACGAGGTCCGCGCGGGCCGTGTCCTCGACGCCGTAGCAGCGGTAGCCGCCCGCTGAGCGGGCGGTCGGCGGGATGAGCCCGAGGTCGGACCAGTAGCGGATGGTGCGTACGGGAATGCCGGTACGAGCGGAGAGCTGTCCGATCGTGAACAGCTCGCTGCGGTCGTTCACGTGAACACCCTCGACCTTCCAGCGGCTGGAGACTCAAGGCGATTCAGGGAAGCACATCCGTACGGCGCCCGGCGCCGCCCCTACGGTGTCCCGCCGGGTGGGCGCCGTAGGGGCGGCTCGTCTAGCCTTGTGGTCCACAGCGGTCTCCGGGACCGCTGTACGGCGGTGGGGCCCGCCGTACCCGAACCGCGGCACCGCCGCCGCCAACGGTCCCTGCTTGCGGTCGACGCACCCGTACGGGTGCCCTGCGGGTAGGAGGCGTGTGTCTGTGGAATCCCGGTCACCGGAATGCCGGTCATCCGGTCGCGTCGCGACCGACGTCGATCTGTCGGTGGCCGCCCGCCCGGCCCCGGCGGCGCGCGGCCAGGGCCCCGTGGTGGCGGTCGTCGCCCTGGGCGGCGCGGCGGGCGCGGCCGCACGGTACGGCGCCGCGCTGCTCTGGCCGACCGCGCCCGGCGCGTTCCCGTGGACGACGCTGGCGGTGAACGCCGTCGGGTGCGCGGTGATCGGCGTGTTCATGGTGGTGATCAGCGAGGTGTGGGCGGCGCACCGGCTGGTGCGGCCGTTCTTCGGTACGGGCGTGCTCGGCGGGTTCACGACCTTCTCCACGTACGCGGTGGACGCGGAGCGTCTCGTGGATGTGGGAGCGGCGCGTACGGCGCTGGCGTATCTCGGTCTCACGCTGCTGGTGGCGCTGGCGGCGGTGTGGAGCGCGGGGGCGGCGACCCGCCGCGTACTGGTGTGGAGGAGGCGGCGATGACCCGACGGGACACCCGGCGGAACGACCGGCGGGACAGCGGTGGCAGGCCGGACCCGGGCGGCGGCAACCGGTCGACCCGGCTGACGGGTACCGCCACGAGGGTCACCGTTTTCGTGGGTGAGAACGACCTGTGGCACCACAGGCCGCTGTACTCCGAGATCGTCCTCCGTGCGCGCGAGGCCGGGCTGGCGGGCGCGAGCGTGTTCCGGGGCATCGAGGGCTTCGGCGCCTCGTCGCTGATCCACACGCAGCGGCTGCTGTCACTCAGCGAGGACCTGCCGGTGGCGGTCGTGATCGTGGACTCGCGCGAGCGCGTCGAGGCGTTCCTGCCGCAGCTCGACGAGCTGGTGGCGGAGGGACTGGTGATCATGGACGACTGCGAGGTCATCCGGTACGCGGGCCGGGAGACCGCGGACGGGGAGGCTGGGGACGTGTCGGACGGGGAGGCTGCAGGCGGGGAGCGGGTCACGTGAACTGGCTGCTCGTCCTGCTCGGCGGAGCCGTCGGCGCTCCCCTCCGGTACCTCACCGACCGCGCCGTACAGCGCCGGCACGCCACCGTCTTCCCCTGGGGGACGTTCGCCGTGAACGTCGCGGGCTGCCTCCTGCTGGGCCTCGTCGCGGGCGCGGGCGCGGCGGGGGCGGCGTCCTCGCAGGTGCAGCTGCTCGTGGGGACGGGCCTGTGCGGGGCGTTGACGACGTACTCCACGTTCTCGTACGAGACCCTGCGGCTCGCCGAGGACGGCGCGGGCCTCCTCGCCGCGGCCAACGTGGCCGCGGCGGTGACGGCGGGCCTGGGCGCCGCGTTCGCGGGCGTCGCGGCGGCGGAGGCGCTGTGGGCGTAGCGGATCCGGCGTCCGATCGGCGTCCGGTCCGTTGTCACCCCGCCCGGCTAGTCTCTGGAACGTAGCCATCGAGGCCAGCCCTGTCCCGGGCGCCGTTCCGGCACAGCACGGGCGCGCGCCGGCCAGAACCCGGAGGTTGTCATCGTGCGCAAGGTCGTTTCGGCTCTGTTCGTCTCCGTGGACGGTGTCGCCGAGTCACCGGACCAGTGGCAGTTCGACTTCGACGAGGAGATGGGGGAGGTGCTCACCACCACGCTGGAGACCACCGACACGGTGCTCCTCGGGCGGGTCACGTACTCCGAGTGGGCGGGCTACTGGCCGACGGTGACCAGCGGCGAGGACGTGGGGTTCGCCAACTGGATCAACAATTCGCCCAAGTACGTCGCCTCGACCACGCTGGACAACGTCGACCTCTGGGCCAACAGCAGCCTCATCAAGGGCGATCTGGCCGCCGCCGTCCGGCAGCTCAAGGCCGGCGAGGGCAAGGGCATCTCGGTCGCGGGCAGCCCCGGCCTGGTGCGTTCCCTGGTGGACCAGGGACTGGTCGACGAACTGGTGCTGCTCATCCACCCGGTGATCGCCGGAGAGGGCCGCAAGAAGCTGTTCGCCGACGACACCTCGATGAAGAAGCTCGAGCTGGTGAGTGCCAAGCCGTCCAGCAGCGGCGTGATCATCGCGACGTACCGCCCGGCGGACTGACCCCTCCGCGCCGTCCACGGCGCGGGCCCCGGCCACCGTACGAGGCGGCCGGGGCCCCCGTCCGTGCGTGTACGGGGCGGCGGCTCAGGGCCGCGGGTCCGAGCCGCCGAGGCCCCGGCGGAGGGCGCGGGCGCACCAGCCGATGACGACGGCGTTCACCAGGGCGCCGAGGCCGACGGCGACGAGGATCATCGAGCTGTGGTCCGGCAGCACGAGCAGGACGAGGCTCACCGGTGCGGTCGCGAGCACCGGCCACACTCCGGCGAAGGAGGCGTCCGGGTTGTCGCCGCTGCTCACGACGAGCGCCCAGACGAGCAGGCCCGCGCAGACGGCGAGGTAGACGCGCGCGAGGACGCTGCCGAGAGCGCTGCGGAGGGCGCGCGTCAGGGAGTTGGCGGACCCGGAGCCGGGCGTGGGGCCGGACCCGGATCCGGGCGCGGAGTCGGTCATGGCGGCGGTCTCCTCGTGTGTGGTGCTGGCGCTGGCGCTCATCGGGGCGGATTCCTCTCGTGGTGGTGTAGCCGTACGGTGGCCGGCCGGCCGGCCACCGTACGGCCGGGCTGCGGCGGCAGGGGTGCGGGGCGGTCAGCCGTGGGCCCCCGGAGGGTTGGCGCGGACCAGGCCCAGGTCGTAGGCGAGGATCGTCGCCTGCACCCGGCTGCGCAGTTCGAGCTTCCGCAGCAGCGCGTTCACGTGGGACTTGACGGTGCCGACGGTGATGCCGAGTTCGGCGGCGATCGCCGCGTTGTCGAGCCCCGACGCGATGAGGGTGAGGACGTAGCGCTCGCGTGCGGTGAGCCGGTCCAGGTGCCCCGTGTCCTGCCCGGGGCGTGGCGGTCCGGCGGCGTAGTGGCCGATGAGCCGCCGGGTCGCGGACGGGGCGAGGACGCCCTCCCCGGCGGCCACGACCCGGATGCCGTGCAGCAGTTCGGCCGCCTGCACGTCCTTGAGCAGGAAGCCGGACGCACCGGCGTGCAGCGCGTCGAAGACGTACGCGTCGAGGTCGAACGTGGTCAGCGCCAGAACGCGGGGCGGGTTCTCCCGTCCGGTGAGGATGCGCGTGGCGGCGATGCCGTCGAGTCCCGGCATCCGTACGTCCATCACCACCACGTCGGGCGTGAGGCGTTCGGCGAGGCTCACCGCGGCGGCGCCGTCGCCCGCCTCACCGACGACGGTCAGGTCCGGCTCGGCGTCGATGACGGCGGTGAGGCCCGCCCGTACGACGACCTGGTCGTCGACGACCAGTACACGGACGGTCATCGCGTTCCCTCCTCGGGCGCAGGCGCCGCCGGTGCTGCCGGTGCCGCCGGTGCCGCCGTGGCCGTGGCCGCGTCCGTCGGGACGTCCGGCACGGTGGTCAGGGGCAGGCTCAGCAGGAGCCTGCCCGGCTGTTCGCTGGTCAGGGTGCCGCCGAGCGTGGCGGCCCGTGCCTCCAGCCGCTCCCGTACGGTGCGGCGGGTGGCGCGGGGCACGCCGGTCGCGGAGAGGGTCAGCGCCCGGTCGGTGGCGTCGAAGACGAGCGAGGCGGGCTCGTCGCCGCCGGCCTCCAGCACGGTCTCGGCGGCGCGGTACGCGGCGAGGTCCACCTCGGCGGGCAGCCGTTCCGGCATCCGTTCGGTGAGCCGCACCTCCACCCGGCGGCCGGTGGCCCGCCACTGGTGGGCGAGCAGGTCGAGGGCCTGGAGCGTGGGCTGCGGGCGGAGTTCGCCGGGCTGCTCCCCGGCCCGTACGGTCTCCAGCAGCGCCC includes:
- a CDS encoding fluoride efflux transporter FluC produces the protein MSVAARPAPAARGQGPVVAVVALGGAAGAAARYGAALLWPTAPGAFPWTTLAVNAVGCAVIGVFMVVISEVWAAHRLVRPFFGTGVLGGFTTFSTYAVDAERLVDVGAARTALAYLGLTLLVALAAVWSAGAATRRVLVWRRRR
- a CDS encoding SCO4225 family membrane protein encodes the protein MSASASTTHEETAAMTDSAPGSGSGPTPGSGSANSLTRALRSALGSVLARVYLAVCAGLLVWALVVSSGDNPDASFAGVWPVLATAPVSLVLLVLPDHSSMILVAVGLGALVNAVVIGWCARALRRGLGGSDPRP
- a CDS encoding MerR family transcriptional regulator — its product is MNDRSELFTIGQLSARTGIPVRTIRYWSDLGLIPPTARSAGGYRCYGVEDTARADLVRTLRELGLGLETVRWVLDGQAGIADVARQHARALDAEIRTLKLRRAVLRSVAERHDTTEEMALMHKLAQLSAEERTRIIDDFVDRTFAGIDPEAQGAQLAHAMRTVPAELPEDPTTEQVDAWVELAELVGDPDFRQRVRQMAVAGAEGTPEPASADAPAGTAGTDGRDGPAGTDSPAGPAPLPYDPARVTEHAGAAVAAGTAPDGAGARTVLHRIVDADMPRDERARLADQVETFTDRRVERYWQLLGVLNGRPPFPPAVPAFEWFIAALRGA
- a CDS encoding alpha/beta fold hydrolase produces the protein MTDQLTPRSARPRPRVLPDYPFQSRWFDSSAGRQHYVAEGPPGGAPVLMLHGNPTWSYYWRRLISGLRADHRCVAPDLGGMGLSSRPAEPFTADGFDARVERVEGLVRHLVREDGAPEDGWTVVVHDWGGPLGLRWACSHPERVARLVILNTVAFPWPEGHRLHWGLRAVHDSALLARLSNRYNIFARAVTYLGLRSRMPRAVRKAYLAPYGRAGERRSIEEFVRAIPLHPSDMGWDMARRLGDDLDVLRRVPTLLCWGMRDPVFDDRVLAEWLRRMPHARPRLYPEAGHLLLEDAPLRVTQDVRDFLSASAAPSPSPSSGTHAAAPRAPRA
- a CDS encoding ABC transporter permease, which codes for MFDLAFRSVRQRPGRFAATLLSAFLGAGIVMMFNSMHDTAAAAGIDDKSKEILSLTGGVVGSYGTLLVFFAVASTLTVNVRQRDEEISLLRCSGATPAQIKRMIMGEAALVGLAGMLLAVVPAMIAGNTLLNSFQDSGQVAKNVDYAFGPIALSAGLLITLLASVGAAWLAVRRATKAAAGGRAPRNRLRNIGGGLACVTALGSCASTFAIDADEPALMAPAAYGAIFLSIGFAALSPALLRTLLRWFARPIEAVAGAGGYLTVHNMRQRATQLSGVLMPMILFTGVAVATVYMQFIESDAIAASGVEKSVDDKNLESLNLVIVGIIVAFACIMLINTLYAATSYRGREFGGQRLAGATPRQVLAMVGTESVVLTFTGVFFGTVAGLAGILPFNIVRTDTVWPDQGPGTWLAVAALAAAATLITSIGTARRSLKTPAVAAVTVAA
- a CDS encoding AAA family ATPase, producing MAGAEASAGCLILSGMPGAGKSTVAPLVAARHARAAHISGDVLSYMVVQGRVGFNGQPAEESARQLRLCARNMCTLANNFADNGIFPVIEYAIDNPGMLDYMLAELRPRPVVFVVLAPPLEVCRQRNAARAVEHQVHFDFSPYYRAMREQLGEVGWWLDTAALSPEETADLIAARAHDTAALRTDLPASCAAPSGGALGPAAGGGRGGP
- a CDS encoding dihydrofolate reductase family protein, which encodes MRKVVSALFVSVDGVAESPDQWQFDFDEEMGEVLTTTLETTDTVLLGRVTYSEWAGYWPTVTSGEDVGFANWINNSPKYVASTTLDNVDLWANSSLIKGDLAAAVRQLKAGEGKGISVAGSPGLVRSLVDQGLVDELVLLIHPVIAGEGRKKLFADDTSMKKLELVSAKPSSSGVIIATYRPAD
- a CDS encoding response regulator gives rise to the protein MTVRVLVVDDQVVVRAGLTAVIDAEPDLTVVGEAGDGAAAVSLAERLTPDVVVMDVRMPGLDGIAATRILTGRENPPRVLALTTFDLDAYVFDALHAGASGFLLKDVQAAELLHGIRVVAAGEGVLAPSATRRLIGHYAAGPPRPGQDTGHLDRLTARERYVLTLIASGLDNAAIAAELGITVGTVKSHVNALLRKLELRSRVQATILAYDLGLVRANPPGAHG
- a CDS encoding class I SAM-dependent DNA methyltransferase, producing MTEPDYVHATRTSYDTIAADYARHAAGELAAKPLDRGMLAGFADLVRTGGGGGGGGSSANGDGPLPVLEVGCGTGRVTAHLAGLGLPASGVDLSPEMIAVARQSEPGLRFDVGSMLSLDAPDGSLGGVVAWYSVIHIEEEQLPAVFAEFHRVLAPGGHVLLAFQVGDEPLRLTEAYGRPIALDFHRRRPEQIAALLDDAGLPVRARLLREADDEGDFTERTPQAFLLARKRPTA
- the crcB gene encoding fluoride efflux transporter CrcB; translation: MNWLLVLLGGAVGAPLRYLTDRAVQRRHATVFPWGTFAVNVAGCLLLGLVAGAGAAGAASSQVQLLVGTGLCGALTTYSTFSYETLRLAEDGAGLLAAANVAAAVTAGLGAAFAGVAAAEALWA
- a CDS encoding TetR/AcrR family transcriptional regulator C-terminal domain-containing protein, with protein sequence MVSRCSRRAAAAEQFLALLTGPMEQRSLLGTRAVPETELRAAAQAAVRTFLLAFGPGAEPAVEPA
- a CDS encoding ABC transporter ATP-binding protein; its protein translation is MFGRKNGAGTTRSAEALRLVDVTKVYGTAENAVKALDGVSLSLPAGSFTAVMGPSGSGKSTLLQCAAGLDRPDHGVVMVDGEEMTGGTEAQLTKFRRRRIGFVFQQYNLLPTLNVAQNTTLPMKLSGDRVNRARTEEILGQVGLGDRLHHRPDALSGGQRQRVAIARALVTEPSVIFADEPTGALDMRSARDVLQLLQETVRLHGRTVVMVTHDPVAASYADSVLFLADGRLAGQMQTPTVDAVAERLAHLGDAVGVTGDNTMQMGV
- a CDS encoding DUF190 domain-containing protein — its product is MTRRDTRRNDRRDSGGRPDPGGGNRSTRLTGTATRVTVFVGENDLWHHRPLYSEIVLRAREAGLAGASVFRGIEGFGASSLIHTQRLLSLSEDLPVAVVIVDSRERVEAFLPQLDELVAEGLVIMDDCEVIRYAGRETADGEAGDVSDGEAAGGERVT
- a CDS encoding aldo/keto reductase, which encodes MRTNRLGQSAVAVTELGFGGGPLGGLFESLDDDTAAAALAAAWDSGIRYYDTSPHYGIGVSERRTGALLRDRPRESCTLSTKVGRLLVPQDPDGRTDESFQVPATHRRVWDFSRDGILRSVEDSLERMGVDRIDVLFLHDAEERFETALRDGYPALAELRAQGVVGAVGAGMYDSALLTRLVRETDADVVMLSGRYTLLDHSAGGDLLPACAERGVSVLAASVFNSGLLATPRPADDAPFDYAPAAPELVRRARRIADVCAAHGVTLPQAALAFPRRHPAVAGVVVGMRSADEVHRNVRDFGAEIPPGLWSDLQGQNLLAE